Proteins co-encoded in one Cucurbita pepo subsp. pepo cultivar mu-cu-16 chromosome LG15, ASM280686v2, whole genome shotgun sequence genomic window:
- the LOC111811172 gene encoding transcription termination factor MTERF2, chloroplastic, which translates to MARTRRFDFGTQSHENPNPNPCSNKSKLDHSPIFLTAAAPAISEQNKAIMLSSSSLYSNPHPHLRPLHFRPPNPLSNVVLHLPSNQKPNATVASADLRRNNPTEKPSTNVSDPIQPEPRKHNSKSAALVNQYLSSGESPNPQNLEPPLPEEEKVKLLELSLVRKRTPQFPGSIYVQSPSDSDVGSSLPPLQSLFRNAGSEFDGEDDRKIIRRALEIRRKVTSEIFKEAMRKGKFGITYTDNLLGWLPDFIDFVMIQAASMKQLPEFAHLSFNLRAKTVIEESNVVPLIRWLKHNSLSYPQIGKLICMSKGKLESIRRLVEWLKGIHVKGGYLGLTLTKAGGNILERSNDELDEIVSYLESNGVRMVWIGFVMSRCPYLLSYSLEELKSRVEFFLNMGMNEKDFGTMVFDFPKVLGQYTLEDMNQKVNYLKEFGLEIEDIGRLLAYKPQLMNGSIEGKWKPLVKYFYYLGISKDGLRRMLTIKPVVFCLDLETIIVPKVQFFRDIGVRDDGISNMLVKFPSLLTFSLYKKIRPVVIFLMTKAGVREKDIGKVIALGPELFGYSIVHKLEVNLKYFLSLGIHTRTLGEMIADFPMLLRYNIDILRPKYQYLRRTMVRPLQDIIDFPRFFSYSLEGRIIPRHQVLVENCINLNLRSMLACTDEEFKNKVADIVEKRQRFESGNVDGSLTIVHTTHNSIDSTTLDDSSGETIED; encoded by the exons ATGGCAAGGACTAGGAGGTTTGATTTTGGAACCCAATCCCACgaaaacccaaacccaaacccatgCTCCAACAAATCCAAACTTGACCATAGTCCTATCTTCTTGACAGCCGCTGCTCCCGCCATTTCTGAGCAGAACAAAGCCATAATGttatcttcttcatctctatACTCCAACCCACATCCCCACCTCCGTCCTCTTCATTTCCGCCCTCCCAATCCTCTCTCCAATGTCGTCCTCCACCTCCCCTCCAACCAGAAACCCAACGCCACCGTCGCCTCCGCTGATCTCCGCCGCAACAATCCGACGGAAAAACCATCCACCAACGTCTCCGATCCTATCCAGCCGGAACCCCGCAAACACAACTCCAAATCCGCCGCCCTTGTCAACCAGTACCTATCATCCGGCGAATCGCCAAATCCACAAAACCTAGAACCCCCTTTGCCCGAAGAAGAGAAAGTGAAGCTTCTCGAACTCTCGCTTGTGAGAAAACGAACCCCTCAATTTCCTGGATCGATTTATGTTCAATCCCCGAGTGATTCCGATGTGGGTTCTTCTCTTCCTCCCCTGCAATCTCTGTTTCGAAATGCAGGAAGTGAGTTCGATGGCGAAGATGACCGGAAGATAATAAGGAGAGCTCTAGAGATTCGCCGGAAGGTAACCTCCGAGATCTTCAAGGAGGCGATGCGGAAAGGGAAATTTGGAATCACTTACACCGACAATTTGCTCGGTTGGTTGCCTGATTTCATCGATTTTGTAATGATTCAAGCGGCGTCGATGAAGCAATTGCCTGAATTCGCTCATTTGTCGTTCAATCTTCGTGCCAAGACCGTCATTGAAGAATCAAATGTTGTACCTCTTATCAG GTGGTTGAAGCATAACTCATTGTCATATCCACAGATAGGGAAGCTCATATGCATGTCTAAGGGAAAGCTTGAATCGATTAGACGTCTTGTGGAATGGCTGAAGGGGATTCATGTAAAGGGAGGATATCTTGGACTTACACTCACTAAAGCTGGAGGGAATATATTGGAACGCAGCAATGATGAACTAGATGAAATTGTGAGCTACTTAGAGAGTAATGGAGTTAGAATGGTTTGGATTGGCTTTGTTATGAGTCGATGTCCTTATTTGCTGTCTTACAGTTTGGAAGAACTGAAAAGTCGTGTGGAGTTCTTCTTGAATATGGGTATGAATGAGAAAGACTTTGGTACAATGGTCTTTGATTTCCCTAAGGTGCTTGGTCAGTATACTCTTGaagatatgaaccaaaag GTCAACTATTTAAAGGAGTTCGGGCTTGAGATTGAGGATATAGGCAGATTACTGGCATACAAACCACAGTTGATGAATGGTAGCATTGAGGGTAAATGGAAGCCTCTTGTTAAGTACTTCTACTATCTTGGAATTTCCAAAGATGGTTTGAGGAGGATGCTTACAATAAAGCCAGTGGTTTTCTGCCTTGATCTGGAGACCATCATTGTGCCAAAG GTGCAATTCTTCAGAGACATAGGAGTTCGAGATGACGGGATTAGTAACATGCTTGTGAAGTTTCCATCATTATTGACATTCAGCCTGTACAAGAAAATCCGCCCTGTT GTCATATTCTTGATGACTAAAGCAGGAGTCAGGGAGAAAGACATTGGGAAAGTTATAGCTTTGGGACCGGAACTTTTTGGTTATAGCATAGTGCATAAGCTTGAGGTCAATCTAAAGTATTTTCTGTCACTCGGCATACATACCCGGACTCTAGGAGAAATGATTGCTGATTTTCCTATGCTGCTACGATATAATATCGACATTCTTCGACCAAAGTATCAATATTTGCGGAGAACCATGGTTCGCCCTCTGCAAGATATTATAGACTTTCCAAG GTTTTTCAGCTATTCTCTGGAGGGGCGCATCATTCCTAGGCATCAAGTTCTGGTTGAGAATTGTATAAATCTCAATCTGCGTTCCATGTTAGCTTGCACAGATGAAGAGTTTAAGAACAAGGTTGCAGATATAGTGGAAAAACGCCAAAGATTTGAATCCGGTAATGTGGATGGTTCTCTCACCATTGTCCATACGACTCACAACTCTATCGACTCGACTACACTAGATGACTCGTCGGGTGAAACTATAGAAGATTGA